A stretch of the Methanobacterium veterum genome encodes the following:
- a CDS encoding decaprenyl-phosphate phosphoribosyltransferase: MIKELIIAMRPKQWYKNLVIFIGIVFSLKLLDLNLWVDAIAAFAVFCVISGCLYIINDIIDVDKDKNHPKKRNRPIASGKLKTRDAWISAIILIIVAFGVSYLINIWFLASAVTFFLLILIYSLFLKQLAIVDMMVISVGFVIRAIAGCAAVGVLVSPWLIICAFLLALFLAIGKRRHELVVLGKNAGNHRKILDGYSTEMLDQMMNITTSALIMSYSIYTFFTGKIYIMVTIPFAFYGLFRYIYMVHAENFGGEPEMLFKDKGMLLSMILWAVLVIVILYGSSISRFLGVF, from the coding sequence ATGATAAAAGAACTCATAATTGCAATGCGTCCGAAACAGTGGTATAAAAATTTAGTCATATTCATTGGAATTGTTTTTTCTCTAAAACTTTTAGATTTAAATCTTTGGGTTGATGCTATTGCTGCATTTGCAGTCTTCTGCGTGATTTCAGGGTGCTTATATATAATAAATGATATTATCGATGTTGACAAAGATAAAAATCATCCTAAAAAGCGTAATAGACCAATTGCATCAGGCAAATTAAAAACAAGAGACGCATGGATATCTGCAATTATATTGATTATTGTGGCCTTTGGAGTTTCATATTTAATTAATATCTGGTTTTTAGCTTCAGCAGTAACTTTTTTCCTGTTAATATTAATTTACTCCCTGTTCTTGAAACAGCTTGCCATAGTAGATATGATGGTAATTTCTGTAGGTTTTGTTATAAGAGCCATTGCAGGATGTGCAGCAGTGGGGGTGCTTGTATCACCATGGCTTATAATTTGTGCATTCCTTCTTGCATTATTTTTAGCAATTGGAAAACGAAGACATGAGCTGGTTGTACTTGGAAAGAATGCGGGGAATCATCGTAAAATCCTGGACGGATACTCAACTGAAATGCTTGATCAGATGATGAATATAACTACCAGTGCTTTAATTATGTCTTATTCCATTTATACATTCTTTACAGGCAAAATATACATAATGGTTACTATTCCATTTGCATTTTACGGCCTCTTTAGATATATATACATGGTCCATGCTGAAAATTTTGGCGGAGAGCCAGAAATGCTGTTTAAAGACAAAGGAATGCTACTCAGCATGATACTATGGGCAGTTTTAGTTATAGTCATACTATATGGAAGTTCAATATCTCGATTTCTAGGAGTATTTTAA
- a CDS encoding SIS domain-containing protein: protein MLRLVLEEITSHVKSMDIDDDARILMEKYLREASKVFICGFGESELVGKAFASRLSEIRRDVFVISETIVPEINEGNILIAISGSGETEPTLSIAKKAADIGAKIISITSFRDSPLAQISDVVIEIPGRIKAKTKNYIERRVSGEYEPLTPFGALFEISTMIYLEGIIAELANKEVNL, encoded by the coding sequence ATGTTGAGGCTCGTACTTGAAGAGATAACGTCACATGTGAAATCCATGGATATCGATGATGATGCTAGAATACTCATGGAAAAATATTTACGTGAGGCTTCTAAAGTATTTATATGTGGTTTTGGAGAATCAGAGCTTGTAGGAAAAGCTTTTGCTTCAAGACTTAGTGAAATCCGCCGGGATGTTTTTGTTATTAGTGAAACTATAGTTCCCGAGATCAATGAAGGGAACATTCTCATAGCTATTTCCGGATCTGGGGAAACGGAACCAACTTTAAGTATTGCAAAAAAAGCAGCAGATATTGGTGCAAAAATTATATCCATAACTTCTTTTCGTGATTCCCCGCTTGCCCAGATATCCGATGTTGTAATTGAAATACCCGGTAGAATAAAAGCAAAAACTAAAAATTATATAGAAAGGAGAGTATCAGGCGAATATGAGCCCTTAACACCTTTCGGTGCCCTCTTTGAGATATCAACAATGATATATCTTGAAGGCATCATTGCAGAACTTGCAAACAAGGAGGTCAATTTATGA
- a CDS encoding DNA topoisomerase IV subunit A codes for MNRRDFTLAKLKGLGNTIIDDVEKNTVPAVKVPSRGTSNIVYDQDKRYYVLGDRYGQRSLGNVKQIKKVAQMVSMANFCKGLVETQKTATIREMYYVSEGWDVDFGSQDESNLIGEDLEVTLGIAREDLGLMPEEDGASVYGNITIKDDDVEINAAKSGKSGYSISPTIDDVEFVDHDVQRVIAVETMGMFHRMVQEKAYKKFDTLIVGLKGQAARATRRFLKRVNEELHLPVYICNDGDPWGFHIAMVIISGSAKLAHVNHDLATPDAKFMGVTASDIINYDLPTDPLKDIDVLRLKELAKDPRYKNEFWQNEIKKMLKIGKKAEQQSFSKYGLEYVVDTYFPEKLDSM; via the coding sequence ATGAATAGACGAGATTTTACCCTGGCTAAATTAAAAGGCTTAGGAAATACAATAATAGACGACGTTGAGAAAAACACGGTTCCTGCAGTAAAGGTTCCTTCAAGAGGTACATCCAACATAGTTTACGATCAGGATAAACGTTATTATGTCCTTGGTGACCGATATGGGCAGCGATCCCTCGGAAACGTGAAACAGATCAAAAAAGTTGCCCAAATGGTCAGCATGGCCAACTTCTGTAAAGGTCTGGTGGAAACCCAAAAAACAGCCACCATAAGGGAAATGTATTACGTTTCAGAAGGTTGGGATGTTGATTTTGGAAGTCAGGACGAATCTAACCTTATAGGTGAAGATTTAGAAGTTACCTTGGGAATAGCTCGTGAAGATCTTGGACTGATGCCTGAAGAGGACGGCGCATCTGTTTATGGTAACATCACTATAAAAGATGATGATGTTGAAATCAACGCCGCTAAATCAGGGAAATCAGGATACTCCATATCTCCAACCATTGACGATGTTGAATTTGTAGATCATGATGTCCAGCGGGTAATTGCAGTGGAAACCATGGGGATGTTCCACAGGATGGTTCAGGAAAAAGCTTACAAAAAATTTGACACTTTAATCGTTGGATTAAAAGGTCAAGCTGCAAGAGCAACAAGAAGATTCCTTAAAAGAGTTAACGAAGAGCTACATTTACCAGTTTATATTTGTAACGACGGAGACCCATGGGGATTTCACATCGCCATGGTTATAATTTCTGGAAGTGCAAAACTGGCACATGTTAACCACGACCTTGCAACACCTGATGCTAAATTTATGGGGGTAACTGCAAGCGATATAATAAACTACGACCTTCCAACTGATCCATTGAAAGATATAGATGTTTTAAGGCTTAAAGAACTTGCCAAAGATCCAAGATATAAAAATGAATTCTGGCAGAATGAAATTAAAAAGATGCTTAAAATCGGGAAAAAAGCAGAACAGCAGTCTTTTTCAAAATATGGTCTGGAATATGTTGTAGACACATATTTCCCAGAAAAACTGGACTCAATGTAA
- the moaA gene encoding GTP 3',8-cyclase MoaA translates to MPAIDKFERPVFSLRISITNRCNVRCFYCHHDGILPQSYEMTPDEIYRVSKIAADTGVRKIRLSGGEPLIRNDIVEIVEKIAAVGFKDIAITTNGTLLGKYAKGLKAAGLNRVNVSFDTLNPETYKFITKRDYIEKAKDGIKKASEAGLYPVKVNMVVMKGINDHEIWDMFQFCKENNSILQLIELLKADNQSSSRFFSEYHFKMDELEEELTQKADEVKTRQFMQDRKKYFIEDGEIEVVKPMDNTEFCKNCTRIRITPDGKIKPCLLRNDNLVDLIEPMRQGYSDEELKKIFLDAVQNREPFFKECSG, encoded by the coding sequence ATGCCAGCAATCGATAAATTTGAAAGACCGGTATTCTCTCTTAGAATTTCAATAACCAACCGATGTAACGTTAGATGCTTTTACTGCCATCACGATGGCATACTCCCACAGAGCTATGAAATGACTCCTGACGAGATCTACAGAGTTTCAAAAATAGCAGCAGATACTGGCGTTCGAAAAATCAGGCTTTCAGGCGGAGAACCGTTAATAAGAAATGATATCGTGGAAATTGTTGAAAAAATAGCGGCTGTTGGATTTAAAGATATAGCCATAACAACTAATGGAACTCTCCTTGGAAAATATGCCAAAGGGTTAAAAGCTGCAGGCCTTAATCGAGTTAATGTAAGTTTTGATACACTTAATCCTGAAACTTATAAGTTTATAACTAAACGAGATTACATTGAAAAAGCCAAGGACGGGATTAAAAAAGCGTCGGAAGCAGGACTTTATCCTGTCAAGGTGAACATGGTGGTCATGAAAGGAATAAATGACCATGAAATCTGGGACATGTTCCAGTTCTGTAAGGAGAATAATTCAATACTTCAACTTATAGAGCTTTTAAAGGCAGATAACCAATCCAGCTCTAGATTTTTCAGTGAATATCATTTTAAAATGGACGAATTAGAGGAAGAACTTACCCAAAAAGCAGATGAAGTTAAAACAAGGCAGTTTATGCAGGACAGGAAAAAATATTTCATTGAAGATGGTGAAATCGAAGTTGTAAAACCAATGGACAACACTGAATTCTGCAAAAATTGTACCCGAATTAGGATAACACCGGACGGTAAAATTAAACCATGCTTACTTCGAAACGATAATTTAGTTGATCTAATAGAACCAATGAGACAGGGATATTCCGATGAAGAGCTCAAAAAAATATTTTTAGATGCAGTACAAAATCGAGAACCCTTCTTTAAAGAATGTTCTGGTTAA
- a CDS encoding phosphorylating glyceraldehyde-3-phosphate dehydrogenase, giving the protein MKSVGINGYGTIGKRVADAVSAQDDMKIVGVTKRSPDFEARMAVEKGYDLYISVPERESSFEEAGIKVTGTADELLEKLDIVVDCTPEGIGAKNKEGTYEKMGLKAIFQGGEKHDQIGLSFNSFSNYNDVIGKDYARVVSCNTTGLCRTLNPINDLCGIKKVRAVMVRRGADPGQVKKGPINAIVPNPPTVPSHHGPDVQTVMYDLNITTMALLVPTTLMHQHNLMVELESSVSVDDIKEKLNETPRVLLLKAGEGLTSTAGFMEYAKDLGRSRNDLFEIGVWEESLNIVDGELYYMQAIHQESDVVPENVDAIRAMLEMEDDPSKSIQKTNKAMGIL; this is encoded by the coding sequence ATGAAATCTGTTGGTATAAATGGATATGGAACAATAGGTAAAAGAGTAGCAGATGCTGTTTCTGCCCAGGATGATATGAAAATTGTTGGAGTTACCAAGCGAAGCCCTGATTTTGAAGCCCGCATGGCTGTGGAAAAAGGTTATGATCTCTATATAAGTGTTCCTGAAAGAGAAAGTTCCTTTGAAGAAGCAGGCATCAAAGTAACTGGAACTGCAGACGAACTACTTGAAAAACTGGACATAGTGGTCGATTGTACTCCTGAAGGAATTGGAGCTAAAAATAAGGAAGGAACATACGAAAAAATGGGGTTAAAAGCAATATTCCAGGGTGGAGAAAAACACGACCAGATAGGACTCTCATTTAATTCATTCTCAAATTATAACGATGTAATAGGTAAAGATTATGCAAGAGTGGTATCCTGTAACACTACAGGACTTTGCAGGACTTTAAATCCAATAAATGATTTATGTGGAATTAAAAAAGTAAGGGCGGTTATGGTAAGGAGAGGTGCCGATCCAGGACAGGTTAAAAAGGGACCTATCAACGCTATAGTTCCAAACCCGCCAACAGTACCATCACACCACGGACCTGATGTCCAAACTGTAATGTACGATCTTAACATAACCACAATGGCATTACTTGTACCTACAACCTTAATGCACCAGCACAACCTGATGGTTGAGCTTGAATCTTCAGTCAGTGTAGATGACATAAAAGAAAAACTGAATGAAACTCCAAGGGTTTTGCTCCTTAAAGCTGGAGAAGGTCTTACCTCAACAGCAGGATTTATGGAATACGCTAAAGATTTAGGGCGTTCAAGGAACGATTTATTTGAGATAGGCGTCTGGGAAGAGTCTTTAAATATCGTTGATGGAGAACTCTATTACATGCAGGCAATTCACCAGGAATCAGACGTAGTTCCTGAAAACGTAGACGCAATAAGAGCTATGCTTGAGATGGAAGATGATCCTTCTAAATCAATCCAAAAAACTAATAAAGCTATGGGAATTCTTTAA